GTGAACTCGGCATCTTCCCCGCGGTGAATCTTATCCCTCTGGCCCTTGCCCATGCCGGAAGGCTCAAGAAATTCGGTGCATAAGAACGGGAAGGTGGAAGGAACAAAAAGGGCTCAATCCGCCGGAGACCCTTCACTCAATACCCGCAAGATGTCACGCGTCGCTATCATCGATACCCACTGCCATCTCGACATGTTCGGGGAAGACAGGGACGCAGTCATTGAGAGGGCAAGGGATGCCGGCATCGAATCGATCATCACCGTAAGCTCTGATCGTGAAAGCAACAGCCGGAATATTGCCATCGCAGAGCAGTATGATTCTGTTTATACCTCTGTCGGCGTTCACCCCCACGATGCAAAAGACTGTACCGAAGAAGCATTCAGTCAGATAAGGAGGTGGGCCGGTTCCGGCAGGAGAGAAAAGATTATTGCCGTAGGCGAGACAGGTCTGGACTACTACTACAATCATTCACCGAAGGACGTTCAGAGAGATATCTTTAAGAGACACCTCGCCCTGGCAAGGGAGACAGGACTTCCTGCCATAGTCCATAGCCGTGAGGCGGAGGAAGAGACCCTGGAGATCCTCAAAGAGTCGGAAATCAGCAAAGGAGTTCTCCATTGTTTTTCCGGTGATAGTGACATGGCGGAGAGGGCGATGAGCATGGGGTTTTCCATCTCGATAGCAGGACCGGTGACATTCAAGAAGGCAAAGAGACTCCAGGAGGTTGCCAGGCTGATCCCTGACGATTACCTTCTCGTCGAGACCGACGCGCCTTACCTGACCCCTGAGCCCCTGAGGGGCAAAAGCAACGAGCCGGCGTTTCTCGTCCATACGGTTGAGAAGATCGCGGAACTGAGGGGAGTCTCCCCCGAGGACATCGCAAGGATAACGACCCTCAATGCAAAGAGGCTCTTCAGGATCGGTGAACTGCCTGTCACGGGTGAGATAGCCTATAAAATCAGGAATAGTCTTTATCTGAACATTACGAACAGATGCACAAACCGTTGTTCTTTCTGTGTGAAATTCCACAGCGACTACGTCAAAGGACATAACCTCAGGCTCTCTGATGAACCGACAGAGGAAGAACTAAGGCGTGCGATAGGCTACCCTTCGGGCTACAGGGAGATCGTCTTTTGCGGTTACGGTGAGCCGCTGATCAGACTCGACACGGTGAAGGCCCTGGCCCGGTGGATAAAGGAGAACGGCGGCTACGTCCGGATTAACACCAACGGACACGGGAACCTGATCCATAAGAGGAATATCATCCCTGAACTCGCGGGTAGCGTCGATGCTCTTTCGGTCAGTCTTGACGCACAGGACGAGGCCACGTACAAC
The sequence above is drawn from the Thermodesulfovibrionales bacterium genome and encodes:
- a CDS encoding TatD family hydrolase — encoded protein: MHKNGKVEGTKRAQSAGDPSLNTRKMSRVAIIDTHCHLDMFGEDRDAVIERARDAGIESIITVSSDRESNSRNIAIAEQYDSVYTSVGVHPHDAKDCTEEAFSQIRRWAGSGRREKIIAVGETGLDYYYNHSPKDVQRDIFKRHLALARETGLPAIVHSREAEEETLEILKESEISKGVLHCFSGDSDMAERAMSMGFSISIAGPVTFKKAKRLQEVARLIPDDYLLVETDAPYLTPEPLRGKSNEPAFLVHTVEKIAELRGVSPEDIARITTLNAKRLFRIGELPVTGEIAYKIRNSLYLNITNRCTNRCSFCVKFHSDYVKGHNLRLSDEPTEEELRRAIGYPSGYREIVFCGYGEPLIRLDTVKALARWIKENGGYVRINTNGHGNLIHKRNIIPELAGSVDALSVSLDAQDEATYNRICEPAFKNAFQEVLSFLREARKYIPVVQATVVEINGVDIEQCRKISDELEVPLRVRTLDAVG